One window from the genome of Aptenodytes patagonicus chromosome 4, bAptPat1.pri.cur, whole genome shotgun sequence encodes:
- the LAMTOR3 gene encoding ragulator complex protein LAMTOR3: MADDLKRFLYKKLPSVEGLHAIVVSDRDGVPVIKVANDNAPEHALRPGFLSTFALATDQGSKLGLSKNKSIICYYNTYQVVQFNRLPLVVSFIASSNANTGLIVSLEKELTPLFEELRQVVEVS, translated from the exons ATGGCCGAC GACCTGAAGAGGTTTCTGTACAAGAAGCTGCCGAG cgtTGAAGGTCTTCACGCTATTGTAGTCTCAGATAGAGACGGTGTGCCTGTTATCAAAG TTGCCAATGATAATGCTCCGGAACATGCACTGCGACCTGGCTTTCTGTCCACCTTTGCCCTTGCCACAGATCAGGGCAGCAAACTAGGactttctaaaaacaaaagcatCATCTGCTACTACAATACGTACCAG GTGGTGCAGTTCAATCGCTTACCTTTGGTAGTAAGTTTCATTGCTAGCAGCAATGCCAATACCG ggCTGATTGTAAGTTTAGAGAAGGAGCTCACCCCCCTGTTTGAAGAACTGAGGCAGGTTGTTGAAGTTTCTTAA